DNA sequence from the Nesterenkonia lutea genome:
TGGTGGTGGCGGCCTTCTGCTTGCCGGAGCCCTTCTTGGCCTGAGCGTAGGTCTTGGCCTCGGGCAGGATGAGTCCCTCCCCGGCGACCTTGCGCCTGGGCACCGGTCCGCCCAGTTCGTTGCGGCGCTCGAGCAGGTACTTGACCTCTTCGGAGTCCTCACCGGGGTGGTAGTACGGGACGTTGTACGGGTCTTCTTCGATCTGTTCGTCGGTGACCGGAATGCGCAGGGTGTCGCGGAAGCGCTTGAGGTCGTCCACGGTGAGCTTCTTCATCTGATGGGTCGCGTTGCGACCCTCGAAGCTGGGTCCCAGCCCGTATCCCTTGACGGTCTGAGCCAGGATCACCGTGGGCTTGCCCGTGGACTCTGCCGCGGCCTTATAGGCGGAGTAGACCTTCTTATAGTCGTGTCCGCCGCGCTTGAGGTTCCAGATCTCGTCATCGGACATCTCCGCGACGAGCTCCTTGGTCTTGGCCGAGCGGCCGAAGAAGTGCTCCCGGACGAAGGCCCCGGATTCGGCCTTATAGGTCTGGTAGTCACCGTCGAGGGTCTCGTTCATAACTCGGACGAGCTCGCCCTCGTCGTCCTGGTCCAGCAGCTCGTCCCACTCGCGGCCCCAGAGGACCTTGATGACGTTCCAGCCGGCGCCGCGGAAGAAGGCCTCCAGCTCCTGGACGATCTTGCCGTTGCCGCGGACGGGTCCGTCCAGGCGCTGCAGATTGCAGTTGATGACGAAGTTCAGGTTGTCGAGCTTCTCGTTCGCCGCGAGCTGGAGCAGGCCGCGGGACTCAGGCTCGTCCATCTCCCCGTCGCCCAGGAACGCCCAGACCTGCTGCTCCGAGGTGTCCTTGATGCCGCGGTTCTGCAGATAGCGGTTGAACTGGGCCTGGTAGATGGCGTTCATCGGGCCGATGCCCATGGACACGGTCGGGAACTGCCAGAACTCGGGCATCAGGCGCGGGTGAGGGTAGGAGCTCAGGCCGTCGGGCGCCTTGGACATCTCCTGGCGGAAGCCGTCGAGCTGCTTCTCGGTGAGGCGGCCCTCGAGATGGGCGCGAGCATAGTTGCCGGGGGAGGAGTGGCCCTGGAAGAAGATCTGGTCGCCGCCGCCGGGATGGTCGGTGCCGCGGAAGAAGTGGTTGAGGCCCACCTCATAGAGCGTGGCCACGCCGGCGTAGGAGGAGATGTGACCGCCCACGGAGATGTCGCTGCGCTGGGCCCGGTGGACCATCATGGCGGCGTTCCAGCGGAGGATGCGGCGCACGCGGCGCTCCATCTCCTCGTCGCCGGGGAAGTCGGGCTCCTGGTCCACCGGGATCGTGTTCACGTAGTCGGTGGTGGTGACCATGGGCACTTCGATGGACTTAGCCCCGGCCCGCTGCAGCAGCGTGCGAATGATGTATTCGGCTCGCTCGGTGCCGTGGAACTCCACGAGCTGGTCGAAGGACTCCAGCCATTCCTGGGTCTCCTCCGGATCACCGTCCGGGAGTTGGTTGGTCAGTCCACTGCGGATATGGGAGTTCTCTTCACCAGCGCTCACGGGTCACCTCTCAAAGGTAAGTGTCTGGGTCATGCGTTCCGTGGCCAGGGATGTGCCACGGGCGGGACCCACGAGGTCGTCTGCCACCATGGTCCGGCGGCCGATTTTCAGCTCAACTCTACCCGTTCGGGTGGTGTCGTACTTCCCCAACGGATGGGGATCCGCGTAACGTTGCTGGTGGCAGCCCCGTTCTCGGGTGGGCGCTGCGATTCAGACATAGATGAAACAGGAAGGGAACCTCAGGTGAGTCAGGCTTCTGCAGCCGAGGATCCGTCGGGCATTTCGACGGACCACAAGAACGACGCCGGAACCAATGTTGTCTCGGTAGGCGACCTGCTCCAGGAGCTTGGGCTCAAGCCCGATTCGCTGGTTCAAGAGATCGGCGTGGACGACGACGTCGACGATGACTTCCGCGACCGGCTGGAAGACCTGCTGGATGAGGAACTGATCGATGAAGACGTCCAAGAGGTGGTCGACGCCGTGCTGGTGTGGTTCCGAGACGGCGATGATGATCTCACCGACGCTCTTGTGGACGCGCTGGCGACCCTCGACGAGGGCGGAGTGCTCTGGCTCCTGACCCCGCGTTCCGGGCGCGACGGCTATGTGCCTCCTGTGGAGATCCAGGACGCGGCGCCCAATGCGGGGCTCCACGTCACGTCGTCGGCCGGCGTGAGCACGCACTGGGCGGCGACACGCCTGATGGGGCGCAAGAAGCAGTGACCCCTGGGCCGCCTGGCCCTGGGCCGGCTGTGACTCAGGACCGGCTGTGACCCGGGCGCCGCTCCCGGTGGTCGGCGAGCGTGCCCCCGACTTCCTCGGGCGCAGCCATCACGGTGAGACCGTCACGCTGGAGAGTCTCGCCGGTGCTCCGGCGCTGCTCATGTTCTACCCCTTCGCCTTCAGCAGCGTCTGTGGCTCCGAGCTGCGCGCGCTGGCGGCGAGGGGCGGACAGCTCGGAGAGACGGGCGCCACCGCGCTGGCCATCAGCTGTGACCCGGTGCACAGTCTCCGCGCCTACGCAGAGTCCCTGCGGCCTGACGATGCGGAGCTGCCCTTCAGCCTGCTCAGCGATTTCTGGCCCCATGGCGAGATCGCCGGCCGCTACGGAGCCTTCGATCCCGTGCAGGGCGCGGCGCAGCGGAAGAGCGTTCTGCTGGACTCCGAGCTCCGGGTGGCCCATCTCCAGTCCGTGCCGGCGGGGCAGGCCCGGGATCTAGACGAGACGCTCCGCGTCCTGGCGCGTCTGCACCGCTGATCCGCCCAGTCCGCGCATGACGTAGCGGGATCGATAGCTGTCGAAGACCGCTGTGGCAGCGACCACCAGCAGTGCCGCGCCGAGCATGTGCAGCCCCACCAGAATGACCGGCAGGCCGGTGAAGTGCTGGGCGTAGCCGATGCCCCCCTGGGCGAGGATCACCGCGAAGAGCCACCAGGCGCTGCGCCGCTGGGCCGGTGCGGAGGCGGTCAGGTGCTGGCGCACCAGCAGTGCGACGGCGGCGAAGCACAGCACATACACCGGAACCACATGCATCCGGGTGACGAGGTCGGGCTCGAAGAGGTGGCGGGGCGAGCCGGGGTCCCCGGCGTGGGGCCCGGTGCCGGTGACCACGGTGCCCAGGAAGACCGAGACCCAGGTCGCCCCGAGGATCACCGGCACCATGGCTGTGGCGACCGTGTCGGGGGCGCCTTCGCGCAGCGGAACTCCGAGGACTCCCGCGGGGGCATCCCGCTCGCGGGCGGTCCGCAGCTCGAATCGGACCCGGTTCAGCAGCAGGGTGGAGATCATCACCAGCGCTGCCGAGAGCAGGAAGTGCAGCGCCACGATCCAGGGATTGAGGTTCGTCCACACCGTGATGCCGCCGATCACCGCCTGCAGCGGGATGCCGGCGAGGATCGCCACGCTCATGCGGAACAGCGGGCGGTGGCTGGTGCGCAGGCGAAGCAGCGCAAAGAACATCAGCGCGCAGATCAGCACGAGCACATAGGTCAGGAGCCGGTTGCCGAACTCGATCACTCCGTGCAGGCCCATCTCCTGGGTCGCGACCCAGGACTCGGGGGTGCAGCGCGGCCATTCCGGGCAGCCCAGCCCGGACGCCGTGAGCCTCACGGCGCCGCCGGTGACGATGATGCCGATGTTGCTGACCAGCGTCGCCCAGGCCAGCGCCTTGGTGACGCCGGTGATCCGCGTTGGAAGGTTCGATCTGAACGCTTCGAGAATGTTCATGGGGAACTTCATCGCCACTTGAACCACCTTCGTGCGGCCAGAACTGCCAGGACGGCCCATCCTGCGAGTATCAGGGCTTCCAGCACAGGAAAGTTCCCCTGCAGGGACGCCGTGCGGAGACCCTCGCCCAGGGCGGCCGAGGGGAGAAGCAGCAGCAGCGCTCCGGCGTCGTCGTGGTCCAGCGGGAACACCGAACCCCCGGCTGCTCCCAGCAGCACCCAGATCACGTTCGTCAGGGCCAGAGTGGCCTCGGCGCGCACGGTCCCGGCCAGGAGCAGGCCCAGCGCGGTGAATGCAGTGGCCCCGAGCACCACGACGACGGCCAGCCACAGCAGTCCCAGCGGCTTCGGGTCCCAGCCGAGCACCAGACCTGCGCAGCCGATCACCACAACCTGCACGGCGACAACTGCCAGCACGGCGATCGCCTTGCCCATGATCAGGCCTGTGGGTCCCAGGGGAGTGGTGGAGAGGTACGCCAGCACTCCGTACTGGCGTTCGAAGCCGGTGGCGATGCCCTGACCGGTGAAGGCCGACGCCATGACGGCCAGCGCCAGCACGCCAGGGGTGATCATGTCGATGCTCGGGGTGGCGGAGGAGGTGATGAGCTCCAGACGATGCGCTCCGAAGAGCACCAGGAGCGGAAGGATCAGCGAGACCAGCAGCTGTTCCCCATTGCGGAGCACATTGCCTGTCTCGTAGAGCCCATGGGAGAGGATTCGTCGTGCCGCCGGACGCGGCGCGGGCGACAGCGGAGCGTGGAGGGTGCTCATGAGACGGAGACCTCCCAGAAGACGTCCTCGAGGGTGCGGGCTTCCATTCGAACCTCCACCGGCATCATGTCGATCTGTTCCCACCAGGCGGCGAGTTCGCGCAGCTGTCCCGGCCCGGAGAGTCCCGGGGTCATCCACGCGGCCCCGGGCCCGTTGCCGACACCGCCGTCGAGCTCGATGGCCACCGGTGCGCCGGCGATCTCGTCGCGGGTCAACGTCCTGGAGGCGGTGAAGACCATGCGGCGGCTGGGGTCGGCGGAGACCCCGGGGCCGTCTGCGGCGGTGCGGGTCAGCTCGGCCACGGTGCCGTGCCGGACGATCGCGCCGTCCTTGAGGATGAAGACCGAGTCGGCGAGCTTCTGCGCCTCTTCGAGCAGGTGGGTGGTCAGGATGATGCCCATGCCCATCTCGCGGAGTTCGCCGATGAGCTCGAAGACCGTCTGTCGGGACTGCGGATCCAGACCGGCCGTCGGCTCGTCGAGGAACACGACCTCCGGCCTGCCCAGCAGGCTGGCAGCCAGGGCCACACGCTGCTTCTGGCCGCCGGAGAGTCGACGGATCGAGGTGTTCAGGAAGCTCTCCATGTCCAGACGCTGCGCGAGATCGCTCAGCGGCCAGGGGCTCCGATGAAGCGATGCCACGTGCTTGAGCAGTGCGCGCGGGCTCACGGACTGCGGGAGCCCGCCCTCCTGGAGCATCACCCCGACGCGGGCGCGCAGGTCCGCTCCCGCGCGGAAGGGGTCTTGGCCCAGGAGCTGCACGGTTCCCTGAGAAGGATGCAGCAGGCCTTGGGCGCAGCTGAGCGTGGTGGTCTTGCCCGCTCCGTTGGGGCCCAGCAGCACCGTCACCTCGCCAGACCGGGCGGTCAGATCAACGCCCCGGAGGATCTCTGTGAGCCCTCGGGAGCTGCGGGCTGAGCCGACGGCATAGCGCACGTGGCGCAGGGTCAGACAGGGCGGTTGCTGGGGCACCCCACCAGTCTACATTTCTACGCCGCGTAGAAGATCGCAGGACAGACGCGGCGGTCCCCGGCTGCCCGCCGGTCGATCGCCGGTCGATAATAAGCCCGCCGTCAGGTCTGTCGCGGAGGTCGCTGTGTGGAAGGTCTCGGCGCACTTAGGCTCCCCTTGCTGGCGGCATTGTTCTGAATAGGTCAGAATAGAGTCATGTATTCCACCGCCTCCGCCTCTGCTGTTGCAGCTGCCGAGCACCGTGGCGCGGATGCTCCCGAGGGCCCCGCGGCGGGGTCGGCCGAGTCTTTCCCTGAGGCCGAGAGCACCACGCGGCAGCGCGTGCTCCAGCTGGTGGTCGAAGAAGGTCCCATCAGCGCCGCGGCACTGGGCCGCGAGCTGGAGCTCACCGCCGCCGCCGTGCGGCGCCACCTCGACGCGATGACGGAGCAGGGCATCCTCGAGGTCAAGAACGTCACCACCGCCCGCCGCGGCGCCGGCAGGCCCTCCCGGCGCTACGTGGTCTCGGAACGGGGGCAGCGCTCCCTCGGCGATGACTACCTCGGCCTGGTGAAGACCGCGCTGTCGCTGCTGGAGTCGAGCGGCCCGCCCGCGACCGAGGCGCCCAGAACCAGCTCGACCAGGCCCGACGCGCCCACGGTCGGCTCCACCCAGGACGCGGCCCGGGGCCTGGCGCGCGAGTACTTCGCGGGCTTCGAGCAGCGATGGGCGCGTCAGCTGAATGAGCTGGACGATCTTGATGCGCGCACCGACAAGTTGTCCCAGCTGTTCGCCGAGGATGGATTCGCCGGATTCACCCGGCTGGTCGGCCGGGACAACCCGCTGCTGGCCATGCAGTCCACCCAGCTGTGCCAGGGACACTGCCCGATCCGGGAAATAGCTGCGGCCCATCCGGTGTTCTGTGAAGAGGAGACCGATATGATCTCCCGTCTGCTCGACGTCGATGTCAGGCGTCTCTCCACCCAGGCGGCCGGTGCCCACGTCTGCACCACTCACGTTCCTGTGGGTCGCGAGAAGCTCGCCGCGGAGCAGCGGGCACGCGCTGAAGCCAGCGCCGAGGAAGAACTACAGATCAGCGCCGAAGCCGGTGCGACGAACGAGTCGCGCACGGCTACCGGTGGACGACGACGAATCGTCATCTCCCCCCGTCAACAAGAGAGGTTGTCATGACCGAACAGATCCAGCGCGAACAGGACTCCGGGGCCATCTCCGATATTCTCGAGCGGAACCCTGAGCTCCAGGGAATCGGCTCCTACGAATACGGATGGTCCGACTCCGACAGCGCCGGCGCCAACGCCAAGCGTGGCATCGACGAAGCGGTCGTGGAGGACATCTCCGCCAAGAAGAGCGAGCCCGAATGGATGCTCAAGCTGCGCAAGAAGGGCCTGAAGTACTTCCAGCGCAAGCCGATGCCCATGTGGGGCGCCGACCTCTCCGGCATCCATTTCGACAACATCAAGTACTTCGTCCGCTCCACCGAGAAGCAGGCGAAGACCTGGGAAGACCTTCCCGAGGACATCCGCAACACCTATGAGCGGCTCGGCATCCCCGAGGCCGAGCGTGAGCGCCTGGTCTCCGGTGTCGCGGCCCAGTACGAGTCCGAGGTGGTCTACCACCAGATCCGCGAGGACCTCGAGGAGCAGGGTGTCATCTTCATGGACACCGACACTGCGCTGAAGGAGCACCCCGAGTTCTTCGAGGAGTACTTCGGCTCGGTCATCCCGGTGGGCGACAACAAGTTCGCCGCCCTGAACACCTCAGTGTGGTCCGGCGGCTCCTTCGTCTACGTCCCCAAGGGCGTCCACGTGGAGATCCCGCTGCAGGCGTACTTCCGCATCAACACCGAGAACATGGGTCAGTTCGAGCGCACCCTGATCATCGCCGATGAGGACTCCTACGTGCACTACATCGAGGGCTGCACGGCTCCGATCTATGACTCCGACTCGCTGCACTCCGCAGTGGTGGAGATCGTGGTGAAGAAGAACGCCCGCGTGCGCTATACGACCATCCAGAACTGGTCCACCAACGTCTACAACCTTGTGACCAAGCGCGCTGTGGTCGACGCCGGCGGAACCATGGAGTGGATCGATGGCAACATCGGCTCCAAGGTCACCATGAAGTACCCCGCCGTCTACCTCACCGGTGAGCACGCCAAGGGCGAGACGCTCTCGGTGGCCTTCGCCGGCGAGGGACAGCACCAGGACACCGGGTCGAAGATGGTGCACATGGCGCCGAACACCTCCTCGACGATCGTGTCCAAGTCGGTGGCCCGCAACGGCGGCCGAGCCGCTTACCGCGGTCTGGTCCAGATCAACGAGGGGGCGAAGAACTCGGCGAACTCGGTGGTCTGTGACGCCCTGCTGGTGGACACGATCTCTCGTTCCGACACCTACCCCTACATCGACATCCGCGAGGACGATGTGACCCTGGGGCACGAGGCCACGGTCTCGAAGGTCTCCGAGGATCAGCTGTTCTATCTGATGGCCCGCGGCCTCGCCGAAGACGAGGCCATGGCGATGATCGTGCGTGGCTTCATCGAGCCGATCGCCCGTGAGCTGCCGATGGAGTATGCGCTGGAGCTCAACCGCCTGATCGAGCTGCAGATGGAAGGATCGGTCGGCTGACCGAGTCCCTCTGATGCAGCACCCCATCCGCCCGGTGCCAGAAGCTCCGGGCGGGTGGGCGGTGCTGCTCGATGAACCGCGCCTCCAGTGAACCCCCCATCAGAACCAAGGGAAGAGAAACACATGACGAAATCCGCGTCCGCCGAGCAGGCGGAACAGGTCGAAGGTGTCGAGGTCGGCGAAGCCCGCATCACGATCCCCGGCATGGGTGAGGAGGGCGAGAAACTCGCCACCGCCCACGTCGAGACTGAGCACACCCATGGCGGGCTCGGCGAGTCCACGACGAAGTCCAAATCCGGCGGGTCCCGGGCTGATCGCACCACCAGCCTGTCCGTGGCCGATTTCCCCATGCCCACCGGGCGTGAGGAGGAGTGGCGCTTCTCGCCGCTGAAGAAGCTCGGCCGCGTCCTCTCCGACGCCGCCACCCAGACCCCCGTGTCGCTGAAGCTGCGCAGCTCGGCGGACGGCGTGACCCACGGCGCGCTCGCCCTGGCGCAGTCGCCCCGGGGGACCGTGTTCTCCGCCGCCGACCGCGCCGCCGTCGTCGGTTACAGCCAGACCGCTCAGGCCGATCACATCAGGGTCGCCGCCGACACCGAGCTGACCGAGCCGCTGTTCATCGACATCACCGGTGAGGCCGCGGGACACCGCGCCAACGCACACATCGTGCTCGAGGCCGAGGCCCATTCCAAGGTGGTCTTCGTGATGGAGCACCGCGGCTCCGCCGACGCGAACCTCAACGTGGAGGTCATCGTGCGCGACGGCGCCGATGTCACCGTGGTCTCGCTGCAGCGCTGGGCCGAGGACGCCGTCCACGTGGGGCAGCAGGATGCCGAGATCGGGCGCGATGCCAAGTACAAGCACGTCTCGGTGACCCTGGGCGGAGACGTCGTCAGGCTGAACTCCAACGTGCGCTACGCCGCCGAGGGCGGGGAGGCCTCCATGTACGGCCTCTACTTCGCCGACGCCGGTCAGCACCTGGAGCACCGCAGCTTCGTGGACCACAACTCCCCGCGGAACAGCTCCAACGTGCTGTACAAGGGCGCGCTGCAGGGCCAGGACGCACGCACGGTCTGGGTGGGCGATGTGCTCATCCGCAAGGCCGCCGAGGGCACCGACTCCTATGAGAAGAACCAGAACCTCATCCTGACCGACGGCGCGCGCGCCGACTCGATCCCGAACCTGGAGATCGAGACCGGGCTGATCGAAGGCGCCGGCCACGCGTCCTCCACCGGCCGCTTCGAC
Encoded proteins:
- the aceE gene encoding pyruvate dehydrogenase (acetyl-transferring), homodimeric type — encoded protein: MSAGEENSHIRSGLTNQLPDGDPEETQEWLESFDQLVEFHGTERAEYIIRTLLQRAGAKSIEVPMVTTTDYVNTIPVDQEPDFPGDEEMERRVRRILRWNAAMMVHRAQRSDISVGGHISSYAGVATLYEVGLNHFFRGTDHPGGGDQIFFQGHSSPGNYARAHLEGRLTEKQLDGFRQEMSKAPDGLSSYPHPRLMPEFWQFPTVSMGIGPMNAIYQAQFNRYLQNRGIKDTSEQQVWAFLGDGEMDEPESRGLLQLAANEKLDNLNFVINCNLQRLDGPVRGNGKIVQELEAFFRGAGWNVIKVLWGREWDELLDQDDEGELVRVMNETLDGDYQTYKAESGAFVREHFFGRSAKTKELVAEMSDDEIWNLKRGGHDYKKVYSAYKAAAESTGKPTVILAQTVKGYGLGPSFEGRNATHQMKKLTVDDLKRFRDTLRIPVTDEQIEEDPYNVPYYHPGEDSEEVKYLLERRNELGGPVPRRKVAGEGLILPEAKTYAQAKKGSGKQKAATTMALVRLLKDLMRDKNIGHRIVPIVPDEARTFGMDSFFPTAKIYNPKGQNYISVDRELMLAYKESPQGQMLHPGINEAGATAAFTAAGTSYATHGETMIPFYIFYSMFGFQRTGDSFWAAADQLTRGFIIGATAGRTTLVGEGLQHLDGHSPLLAATNPAVKHFDPAFGYEIAHIMENGLHEMYGDHDGDHNVMYYITVYNEPVQHLPEPEGLDIEGVKRGIYRLSTSEQDGPKVQLLGSGVAVPWAKEAAQILGDEWGVSADVWSVTSWNQLRRQALHVEQSAMLDPEREPEVPFVTQQMESAEGPIIATTDFATQVPDQIRQFLPNRFATLGADNFGFSDTRAAARRHFKIDAHSMVVRALQMLADEGSVDASAPVDAMKKYDLGNVNAGTSGVAEDG
- a CDS encoding DUF3052 domain-containing protein, translated to MSQASAAEDPSGISTDHKNDAGTNVVSVGDLLQELGLKPDSLVQEIGVDDDVDDDFRDRLEDLLDEELIDEDVQEVVDAVLVWFRDGDDDLTDALVDALATLDEGGVLWLLTPRSGRDGYVPPVEIQDAAPNAGLHVTSSAGVSTHWAATRLMGRKKQ
- a CDS encoding redoxin domain-containing protein codes for the protein MTRAPLPVVGERAPDFLGRSHHGETVTLESLAGAPALLMFYPFAFSSVCGSELRALAARGGQLGETGATALAISCDPVHSLRAYAESLRPDDAELPFSLLSDFWPHGEIAGRYGAFDPVQGAAQRKSVLLDSELRVAHLQSVPAGQARDLDETLRVLARLHR
- a CDS encoding COX15/CtaA family protein, whose translation is MNILEAFRSNLPTRITGVTKALAWATLVSNIGIIVTGGAVRLTASGLGCPEWPRCTPESWVATQEMGLHGVIEFGNRLLTYVLVLICALMFFALLRLRTSHRPLFRMSVAILAGIPLQAVIGGITVWTNLNPWIVALHFLLSAALVMISTLLLNRVRFELRTARERDAPAGVLGVPLREGAPDTVATAMVPVILGATWVSVFLGTVVTGTGPHAGDPGSPRHLFEPDLVTRMHVVPVYVLCFAAVALLVRQHLTASAPAQRRSAWWLFAVILAQGGIGYAQHFTGLPVILVGLHMLGAALLVVAATAVFDSYRSRYVMRGLGGSAVQTRQDAERLV
- a CDS encoding ABC transporter permease; amino-acid sequence: MSTLHAPLSPAPRPAARRILSHGLYETGNVLRNGEQLLVSLILPLLVLFGAHRLELITSSATPSIDMITPGVLALAVMASAFTGQGIATGFERQYGVLAYLSTTPLGPTGLIMGKAIAVLAVVAVQVVVIGCAGLVLGWDPKPLGLLWLAVVVVLGATAFTALGLLLAGTVRAEATLALTNVIWVLLGAAGGSVFPLDHDDAGALLLLLPSAALGEGLRTASLQGNFPVLEALILAGWAVLAVLAARRWFKWR
- a CDS encoding ABC transporter ATP-binding protein codes for the protein MPQQPPCLTLRHVRYAVGSARSSRGLTEILRGVDLTARSGEVTVLLGPNGAGKTTTLSCAQGLLHPSQGTVQLLGQDPFRAGADLRARVGVMLQEGGLPQSVSPRALLKHVASLHRSPWPLSDLAQRLDMESFLNTSIRRLSGGQKQRVALAASLLGRPEVVFLDEPTAGLDPQSRQTVFELIGELREMGMGIILTTHLLEEAQKLADSVFILKDGAIVRHGTVAELTRTAADGPGVSADPSRRMVFTASRTLTRDEIAGAPVAIELDGGVGNGPGAAWMTPGLSGPGQLRELAAWWEQIDMMPVEVRMEARTLEDVFWEVSVS
- a CDS encoding helix-turn-helix transcriptional regulator, encoding MYSTASASAVAAAEHRGADAPEGPAAGSAESFPEAESTTRQRVLQLVVEEGPISAAALGRELELTAAAVRRHLDAMTEQGILEVKNVTTARRGAGRPSRRYVVSERGQRSLGDDYLGLVKTALSLLESSGPPATEAPRTSSTRPDAPTVGSTQDAARGLAREYFAGFEQRWARQLNELDDLDARTDKLSQLFAEDGFAGFTRLVGRDNPLLAMQSTQLCQGHCPIREIAAAHPVFCEEETDMISRLLDVDVRRLSTQAAGAHVCTTHVPVGREKLAAEQRARAEASAEEELQISAEAGATNESRTATGGRRRIVISPRQQERLS
- the sufB gene encoding Fe-S cluster assembly protein SufB, whose amino-acid sequence is MTEQIQREQDSGAISDILERNPELQGIGSYEYGWSDSDSAGANAKRGIDEAVVEDISAKKSEPEWMLKLRKKGLKYFQRKPMPMWGADLSGIHFDNIKYFVRSTEKQAKTWEDLPEDIRNTYERLGIPEAERERLVSGVAAQYESEVVYHQIREDLEEQGVIFMDTDTALKEHPEFFEEYFGSVIPVGDNKFAALNTSVWSGGSFVYVPKGVHVEIPLQAYFRINTENMGQFERTLIIADEDSYVHYIEGCTAPIYDSDSLHSAVVEIVVKKNARVRYTTIQNWSTNVYNLVTKRAVVDAGGTMEWIDGNIGSKVTMKYPAVYLTGEHAKGETLSVAFAGEGQHQDTGSKMVHMAPNTSSTIVSKSVARNGGRAAYRGLVQINEGAKNSANSVVCDALLVDTISRSDTYPYIDIREDDVTLGHEATVSKVSEDQLFYLMARGLAEDEAMAMIVRGFIEPIARELPMEYALELNRLIELQMEGSVG
- the sufD gene encoding Fe-S cluster assembly protein SufD; translation: MTKSASAEQAEQVEGVEVGEARITIPGMGEEGEKLATAHVETEHTHGGLGESTTKSKSGGSRADRTTSLSVADFPMPTGREEEWRFSPLKKLGRVLSDAATQTPVSLKLRSSADGVTHGALALAQSPRGTVFSAADRAAVVGYSQTAQADHIRVAADTELTEPLFIDITGEAAGHRANAHIVLEAEAHSKVVFVMEHRGSADANLNVEVIVRDGADVTVVSLQRWAEDAVHVGQQDAEIGRDAKYKHVSVTLGGDVVRLNSNVRYAAEGGEASMYGLYFADAGQHLEHRSFVDHNSPRNSSNVLYKGALQGQDARTVWVGDVLIRKAAEGTDSYEKNQNLILTDGARADSIPNLEIETGLIEGAGHASSTGRFDENHLFYLMARGIPEKEARQLVVRGFLNEIVQAIGVSSIEDTIHQDLENELEIAGF